GCGGTGCCCCCCAGGATATTCGCCTCGTCCTCCTTCGGGAGCCCCAGCCCCCGCACGTGGGCGGCGACGGCCCCGGGCTCCTGCTCGGGCCACCAGGAGCCCATCACCATCCGGTCCGCCCCGGCCTCCTCCACGGCGCGGCGAATCCAGCTCGAGGGCGCCACGCCCACCTCGATGACCAGGTTCGGGCACTCCCTGAGCGCCGCCAGGTAGTCCGGCCAGAAGGCCCAGGTCCAGCACCGGCTCATGAGGACGGGCCGGTCCGGCAGGGCGTCCGCCACGATGCAGTCGCTGTAGACGGCGCCTCCCACGGTGGGTAGGTGGCCCTCGTGCTCGATGGAGAAGAGCATCCCGCGCGCCCGGCACCTCTCCGCGATGGGGACGTAGAAGCGCTCGATGAGGCCCGTCCCCGGAGTGAAGCCCCAGGAGGTGAAGATGCGGACGCCGCGCAGGCCCAGGTCCGCGATGCGCTCCGTCTCCTCGGGCCCGTCGTAGTGGTTGAGGGTCCCCCAGCCGCACAGCCGGTCCGGGGCGGCCTTGCAGGCCGAGGCCACGCGCTCGTTCGCCTCCCGCCACCTGAAATGCTGAACCGCCTCGAAGGGCATGAGGGCCGCGCGGTCCACCCCCGCCTTGTCCATCGCCCTGAGGATTTCCTCCGCCTCCCTGCCCTGCGGGAGGTGCGGGTGGCGCAGGCAGACCGCCGTGTCGAAGATCACGCCTTCCCCTCCAGGCCGAGCAGGCGGAGGATGTTGCCGCCCAGGATTTGGTCCTTCTCCCCGCGGCCGATCTCCAGGGACTCGACCAGGGCCTTGCAGGCGATGGGATGGCTCGTCGGGTTGTCCGAGCCGTAGAGGATCCTTCCCGCCCCCACCGCCGCGAGGGCGTTGCGCAGCGGCCCCCCGTGGTTCATCGAGGTGTCGATCCAGATGTTCGGGTATTTCTTCGCCACGTAGCAGGCGTCGGCGAACATGGCGTGGCCGATGTGGCCCAGGATGATGTCCACGTCCGGGAAGTCGCGCGCCAGGTCCGCGAAGAGGATGGGCCCGCTGTGGGGGGCGTGGCCCGCGTGGATGAAGATGGGCACCTGGTGCTCCCGGCACTTCTCCATGACCGGGTAGACGTACTCCCGGCTGTTCGCCGGGTGGCAGTCCGAGACGGGGTGGAGCTTGAGCCCGAGGTGGCCCATCCCGGTCAGCGCCTCGTCCACGTGGCGCAGGCACGCCTCGACCCCGAGCATGGGCGGGTGGAGGTAGGCGAAGCACATGAAGCGGTCGGGGCGCCTCGCCGCGATCTCGGCCGCCTCGGCGTTCCCCGCGCGGTAGTCCCCGCCGTAGAGGGCGGAGAGGTCGATGAGGATGCTCCGGTCCACCCCGGCCTCGTCCATGCTGCGGAGCACGTCCTCGGCGCCGGTCTTGTGGCGGTGGCCGTAGTTCAGGTTGATGTGGGCATGGTGGTCGATGACGGGCGGCATGCGGTCTCCCGGGCGCGCCTCGCGCCGTGGATGAGGACCAGTCTGACAAGCGGGCGGGAATACTATAGCGGCTGGAGGGGTTGGGGGGGAAGGAAGGCGCGATTATGTTGGCGCCCACCGGAGCAGGCAGGGAGACCTGCCCCCACGCCCCTCGGGCCGATTGAGGACGCCGGGGAGTATTGTAGGGGCGGTTCGCGAACCGCCCCTACGGGAAAGACCATCCCGGAAGATGGCCATTTCTCTCTTTGGGCCTCCGCGATATGGATTCGCCCGCCGTTGCCCCGCGCCCTCCCTTGGGCTAGCCTGTGGCGTCCCGTCGCCATCCGTGGAGAGACTTCATGCGCGAGGACCTGCGGCTGCTCCAGGGCGCCATCGACACCCACATCCACGCCTCCCCCAGCCTCTTCCCCCGGCTGGTGGATAACATCGAGTGCGCCCAGGGGGCGGCCGCGGCGGGGATGCGGGCGGTGACCTTCAAGTTCCACCACGGGGACACCTCGGGGCGGGCGCCCCTCGTCCGCCGGGCGGCGGGGGACGCCATCGAGGTGTACGGCGGGGTGACGTTGAACCAGGCCGTGGGAGGCCTCAACCCCTTCGCCGTGGACACCGCCATCCGCCTCGGCGCGAAGATGGTGTGGATGCCCACCCTGAGCGCGCTGAACCACCTGAAGAAGGTGGGCTCCCCCCACCTCCCCGGCATGAAGCAGACGGGAGGCGCCGCGCTCGGCGAGAAGGGCATCACCATCTTCACCGACGAGAAGCGCCGCAAGGTGCGGCCCGAGGTGCGCACCATCTGCAAGCTCGTGGCCCAAGCCGGCATCTGCCTCAGCACCGGCCACCTGGACGCGGGCGAGGTGCGGGCCCTGATAGAAACCGCGCGCGGGGAAGGAGTGGAGCGCATCATCGTCCAGCACCCCGAGTACATCACCGACGCCACCATCGAGGAGCAGGTCGAGTTCGCGCGGATGGGGGCGCTCATCGAGCACTTGGCCATCTTCTGCTTCACCCATTGGGGGGGCTACCCGACCCGAAAGGGCGCGCCCCCCATCTCGGCGCGCGAGCAGGCGAAGATGGTCCGCGCCGTGGGGGCCGAGCACACCATCCTCTCGACCGACCTGGGGCAGCTCCACAACCCGCCCCCCTGGGAGGGGATGCGGGTCTTCATCCAGCTCATGCTCGACCACGGCATCACCGCGGACGAGATCGGCATCATGGTGAAGCGCAACCCCGCCTACGCGCTGGGGCTTCCCGGCTCCTCCCGGCCGAAGGCCGCCCCCAGGCTGAGGAGCGTCCCCAAGCCGAAGGGCCTCCCCAGGCGCCTCGCCCGGCCGGCGCGGAAGGCCGCCCAGGCGGACGGGCGCAACTAAGAGGGGCTCCATGTCCTGGCTGAGCGCCAGCCTCCAGCGCAAGCTCCTGCTCCTGGTCCTCGTGCTCCTGGGGCTCGGGTTCGGCGTCTCCGCCCTCATCACCATCGAGACGGAGCGCCGCCTCCTGCTCGCGCAGACGAGCGAGCGCGCCTCCATCATCGCCTCGACCATCCACAAGAGCATCCGCAGCAGCATGCTGGGGGGCCGGCCCGACATCGCGCGCTCCCTCCTCGACGAGCTCAAGCGCACCGACGGGGTGAAGGCCCTCCAGGTCTTCCGCAACGACGGCACCGAGGCCTTCACCGACCTCCGCACGCTGGAGAAGGTGAGCGAGAAGCAGGCCCCCCTGGATCCCCGCGCGGTCCGCAGCATCCGCCGCCAGGCCGCCCAGATGCAGAAGATGGACTCCATGGGCCAGGACGCCCACTTCAAGGATGCGCTCGCCTCCGCCCGGGAGACTTCCTGGATGGAGAGCACCCGCGAGCCGGGCGGCGGGACGGCCCGCATCCTCACCTTCCTCAAGCCCCTGGAGAACGAGGAGAACTGCCAGGTCTGCCACGAGGCCGACTCCAAGGTGCGGGGCATGGTGCTGGTCTCGACCGACGTGAGCGAGATCATCGCCAAGGTGGCCATCCTGCGGAACCGCCAGATCGCCATCGCCCTCGCCACTCTCCTCGCGGTGGCCTTCGCCCTCCTGTTCTTCCTGCGGCGCACCGTCGTCCGGCCCCTCCAGGACCTCGAGGCCTGCGCCGGCCTGATCGGGCAGGGCCAGTTCGACGTCTGCGAGCCCCACACCGGTCCGGACGAGATCGGCCGCCTGGGCACGAGCTTCCGGAAGATGGCCGCCTCTCTCAGCCGGGCCTACAGCGACCTCCAGGGCAAGAACGCCGAACTCGAGCGCACCCTCGGGGAGCTCCAGGAGAGCCGCCAGAAGGTGCAGCTCCTCGAGGCGGTGAAGGACCAGCTCTCCAAGTTCGTCCCCGAGTCCGTCCAGCGCCTGCTGGAAGAGAACCCCGAGGCCGACTCCCTCGCCCAGCAGGAGAAGGACATCACCATCGTCTTCCTCGACCTCGAGGGCTACACCCGGATGAGCGAGATGTTCCCGCAGCCGGTGGTGAACGAGATCCTGCAGAAGTATTTTTCCGCCTACCTGGAGATCGTCGGGGAGTACAAGGGGGAGATCAACGAGACGGCCGGGGACGGCCTCATGCTCATCTTCCAGGACGACGATCCCATCGCGCACGCCGCCAACGCCATCGAGGCGTCCATCAAGATCCGGGCCAAGACCCTCCAGATCAACGCCGCGAGGCCCAAGGGCCACCCGGAGGTCTACGCCAACATCGGGATCAACTCGGGGGTGTGCTCGGTGGGGGCCAACAAGTTCGAGGCGGCGGGCGGCCACTCCCGCTGGACCTTCACCGCGCTCGGGCCCGTCACCAACCACTCGGCCCGCATCGGCAAGGTGGCCACCCGGGGCCGCATCATGATCGGCCCCGAGACGGCCCGCCGCGTCCAGGACCGCTACGCCCTCGTGGACATGGGCCACCATAGCCTCAAGAACGTCCCCGAGCCCATGCTCATCTGTCAGGTCATCCCGACCGGAGTGATCTATCCCGTCGGGAGCTTCGACCCGGTGGACGCGGTGGACGGCACCAAGGCGCGGGCCGCGGCGACGGCGTGAGCACAACGTGATCGTTTCGGAAAAAATGCAGGGGCGTATTGCCATACGCCCCGACAAAATTCTTGGCCAAACGAAGCCTGTCATCCTGAGCGAAGCGAAGGATATCGGTTTGGCATTGAAATCTAAAAATCTACACCGAGATTCTTCGCTCGCCCTCTTTTCTGGGTCCCCAGGCGGCGAGCCGCCTGGGCGGGCTCGCTCAGAATGACAGGCTTGGAGGCCTCTCGACTTCCCCCTACGTCTCCAGCCTTACCTTCGCCTCGTCCTTGAACCTCGCGAGCTGCTTCTCGATGGCGGGGCCGTAGCTCTCGAACATCTCGATGGTGGTCTGCTTGCTCCCCTCGACCGCCGGCTGGTCGAAGGGGTTCACCCCGCGCAGCACCCCTCCGTACACCGCCGCCCACTGCCACAGCGCCACGGTCCCCGCCACGTCCTCCGGAGTGACCGCGTCCAGGGTCAAGACCATGTGGGGCGTGCCCCGCCGCTCGGCCTCGGCCACGACGCCCGCGTGCTCGAGGTCGAGGAAGCCGCCCGCCGTGACTTTTTCGCTGACGGGCGGGTCGTCCTCGAACCGCCCCACGCGGACGGTGAGGCCCGCCATGCTGGGCCGCCCCCCGAAGTAGCGCTGGTTGGTGTGGTGCTGGCTCTCGGGCGCCTCGGCGCAGAGGACGGTCTGGCCCTTCCCCTCCTTGCAGTAGCTCTCGTGGACGAGCTGGACGATGAGCTCCCCGAGCCCGCCGAGCGCCTTGCCGTAGATGGGCAGGAAGAGCTCCGTGCAGCCCGCCAGCTCGGCCCGCCACAGCTCGAGGGCGAGGGTCTTGGCGATGTTTTGGGCGGAGGGGACGGTGGGCGCCATCTTTTCGTGTGCGGCGGCGAAGGCGGCGTCGAGGCGCCGGGCGTTCTCCGCGCTCCCTTCGACCAGGGCGAGAGGCAGGAGGGCGTTGTTCTGCCCGGCGGTGTAGCGCCCCCCCACCTCGTCGGGGTGGGGGAAGCGGTCGAGTTTCTTCTCCTTCACCAGGGAGGCCAGCTTGCTCGGGCCCGAGCTGATGACGGCGAGGGCGGGGAAGCCGCGCCGGGCCAGGATCTCCGTCTCCTGCACCACGTTCTCGGTGTTGCCGGACTTGCTGACCGGCACCACGAGGGTGTTCCGGGGCGAGAAGCCCCCCCGGCCCGAGAGGAGCTCCCCGAAGAGGCCGCTCGGGTCGGTGCCGTCCAGCAGGTGGAGCCTGCGGGGGGCCTTCCCCTCCGCGAGCGCGCGGTAGAGCGCCCACACGTTGCGGATGGAGCCGCCGTTCCCGACGACGACGACGTGCTCCTTCCCCTCCGCCAGGCCCAGCTTGGAGGCGATGCCCGCGAGGTCGGGCCGCTCCCGCGCGAAGGCCGGCAGCGCCTTCCCCCCCTGGTGGCGGGCGATGGCCGCCCCGCAGGCTTTCTCGTCGTCCAGGAGGAGCTGGCTGTGCCGCCACGCCTGGCCGGTCATGGCCTGGAGGGGAGTCTCCCAGCTTCGCGTGTAGAGGTGAAGCGACATGACAACCTCCTTCCGGGGGAACCCGTCCCGCTCCCTTTAGCTGAGCGTTCTAAATAGGTTGGTCACCGGCTGGATGTCCACCGGGAGAAAATGCCTCAGAGCGGCCCCGGCGCCCCCTCCCTCCGGGAGGGGGCGGGGGGAGGGAAAGCCACCGGCGAGTTTCTCCCCCACCCCAGCCCTCCCCCGGAGGGGGAGGGAGGATGGCTCCCGCATTCGCGGCGTGAACAACGTGTACAGATTGTACCCCTAGCCCAGCGGCTCGATGGCCAGATGCGCGGCGAAGGTGCGGGCCACGATGCCGAGCATGGCCCCGGCGGGGAGCCCCAGCGCCTCGAAGACATGGCGCCCCGCCTCCTCGGGCGAGACGCCCTTCCCCTTCTCCTTTTGCGCCTCCCGCACCAGCCGGTCAATCCGCCGGAGATAGGCCTCCCCCTCGTCCAGGTGGGCGGCGGCCTCCTTTCCGCGCGACACCCTCCGGCTCATGGCCGAGAGGAGCACCTCCGCGCCCTTCACGGCCCGGAGCCGGGCGAGGCTCGCCAGGGTGGCGGGCACGTCCTCGTAGATGGGCAGGCTTCCCGGCTCGGGCAGCACGTCCCCGATGATG
The Candidatus Tectomicrobia bacterium DNA segment above includes these coding regions:
- a CDS encoding amidohydrolase: MIFDTAVCLRHPHLPQGREAEEILRAMDKAGVDRAALMPFEAVQHFRWREANERVASACKAAPDRLCGWGTLNHYDGPEETERIADLGLRGVRIFTSWGFTPGTGLIERFYVPIAERCRARGMLFSIEHEGHLPTVGGAVYSDCIVADALPDRPVLMSRCWTWAFWPDYLAALRECPNLVIEVGVAPSSWIRRAVEEAGADRMVMGSWWPEQEPGAVAAHVRGLGLPKEDEANILGGTAARLFGG
- a CDS encoding amidohydrolase, which codes for MPPVIDHHAHINLNYGHRHKTGAEDVLRSMDEAGVDRSILIDLSALYGGDYRAGNAEAAEIAARRPDRFMCFAYLHPPMLGVEACLRHVDEALTGMGHLGLKLHPVSDCHPANSREYVYPVMEKCREHQVPIFIHAGHAPHSGPILFADLARDFPDVDIILGHIGHAMFADACYVAKKYPNIWIDTSMNHGGPLRNALAAVGAGRILYGSDNPTSHPIACKALVESLEIGRGEKDQILGGNILRLLGLEGKA
- a CDS encoding HAMP domain-containing protein, translated to MSWLSASLQRKLLLLVLVLLGLGFGVSALITIETERRLLLAQTSERASIIASTIHKSIRSSMLGGRPDIARSLLDELKRTDGVKALQVFRNDGTEAFTDLRTLEKVSEKQAPLDPRAVRSIRRQAAQMQKMDSMGQDAHFKDALASARETSWMESTREPGGGTARILTFLKPLENEENCQVCHEADSKVRGMVLVSTDVSEIIAKVAILRNRQIAIALATLLAVAFALLFFLRRTVVRPLQDLEACAGLIGQGQFDVCEPHTGPDEIGRLGTSFRKMAASLSRAYSDLQGKNAELERTLGELQESRQKVQLLEAVKDQLSKFVPESVQRLLEENPEADSLAQQEKDITIVFLDLEGYTRMSEMFPQPVVNEILQKYFSAYLEIVGEYKGEINETAGDGLMLIFQDDDPIAHAANAIEASIKIRAKTLQINAARPKGHPEVYANIGINSGVCSVGANKFEAAGGHSRWTFTALGPVTNHSARIGKVATRGRIMIGPETARRVQDRYALVDMGHHSLKNVPEPMLICQVIPTGVIYPVGSFDPVDAVDGTKARAAATA